The Rhizobium etli 8C-3 genome has a segment encoding these proteins:
- a CDS encoding Lrp/AsnC family transcriptional regulator, whose translation MQITGKDRDLLALLAENARLPVATLAKRLSLSRTTVQARLERLERQGVIAGYGLRLSERYTAGLVRAHVLITIAPKALSQVASSLDKIQEVTTLHSVSGSFDLIAIITAPSIAELDQLIDQIGTIDGVERTLSSIILSTRIQR comes from the coding sequence ATGCAGATTACCGGTAAGGATCGCGACCTGCTGGCTTTGCTGGCGGAAAATGCCCGCCTGCCGGTGGCGACGCTTGCCAAGCGGCTGTCGCTATCTCGGACGACGGTCCAAGCACGGCTTGAGCGACTCGAGCGGCAAGGTGTGATTGCCGGCTATGGCTTGCGCTTGTCGGAGCGCTATACGGCCGGCCTGGTCCGGGCGCATGTCCTGATCACCATCGCTCCTAAAGCGCTTTCGCAGGTCGCCTCGTCTCTCGATAAGATCCAGGAGGTGACGACGCTTCATTCAGTAAGTGGTTCTTTCGACCTGATCGCTATCATTACAGCGCCATCGATCGCCGAACTCGATCAGTTGATCGACCAGATCGGGACAATTGACGGCGTTGAACGCACCCTCTCCTCCATAATACTCTCGACCCGCATTCAACGATAA
- a CDS encoding S1C family serine protease, with protein MRDYLRSTPALLIALVVGFLTAMAVQYGGRLTEKVFGVDIEPRPVLARGSLGEEEQATISLFESRKSSVVFITTLQEQTNPWTGDPMQVRSGTGSGFVWDEKGHIVTNNHVVAGAGGALVNVADGRSFQARLVGTDPEHDLAVLRIETLIGRPPALALGTSHDLKVGQKVFAIGNPFGLDWTLTTGIVSALNRQLPTEDGATITGLIQTDAAINPGNSGGPLLDSAGRLIGVNTAIFSPSGASAGIGFAVPVDTVNRVVPQLISKGRYTPPTIGVIVDEEVNKALSQTFGIEGVFVLDVERDSPAEQAGIRPARLSRSQGFIAGDIIISLNTVRVRTPAEYVALLDEVAPGGAVTLGLRRGSSETQVTISASDN; from the coding sequence ATGCGTGACTACTTAAGATCGACTCCCGCCCTTTTGATCGCGCTCGTGGTCGGTTTTCTGACCGCCATGGCCGTCCAGTACGGCGGACGATTGACCGAAAAGGTTTTCGGCGTCGACATCGAGCCGCGGCCGGTTCTCGCGCGCGGCTCGCTGGGCGAAGAAGAACAGGCGACCATCTCCCTCTTTGAGTCGCGCAAGAGTTCAGTGGTCTTCATCACAACCCTGCAGGAGCAAACGAATCCCTGGACCGGCGACCCGATGCAGGTCCGAAGCGGCACCGGATCTGGCTTCGTCTGGGACGAGAAAGGCCATATCGTGACGAACAATCACGTCGTTGCCGGCGCGGGCGGCGCGCTCGTCAATGTTGCCGATGGGCGATCGTTTCAGGCCAGACTGGTTGGCACTGATCCAGAGCACGACTTGGCGGTGCTTCGCATCGAGACATTGATTGGCCGTCCGCCTGCGCTTGCCCTGGGCACCAGCCACGACCTGAAGGTAGGGCAGAAAGTCTTTGCCATCGGCAATCCGTTCGGTCTGGACTGGACGCTGACCACAGGCATTGTCTCCGCCCTGAACCGACAGCTGCCAACCGAGGACGGGGCTACGATCACCGGTCTCATCCAGACGGATGCAGCGATCAACCCGGGAAATTCGGGCGGACCGCTGTTGGACTCGGCGGGCCGGCTGATCGGAGTCAACACAGCTATCTTCTCACCGTCCGGCGCCTCGGCCGGCATTGGTTTCGCCGTGCCGGTGGACACCGTCAATCGCGTCGTGCCGCAGCTCATCTCGAAAGGCCGATACACCCCGCCGACGATCGGCGTCATCGTCGACGAGGAGGTCAACAAGGCTCTATCACAAACCTTCGGTATCGAAGGCGTGTTTGTTCTGGACGTGGAACGCGACTCGCCTGCCGAACAGGCGGGAATTCGTCCTGCCCGGTTGAGCCGGAGCCAAGGCTTCATCGCCGGCGATATCATTATATCGCTTAACACGGTGCGCGTCCGCACGCCGGCCGAGTATGTCGCGCTTCTCGATGAAGTCGCACCCGGAGGAGCCGTCACGCTCGGGTTGCGGCGAGGCTCATCCGAGACGCAGGTGACGATTTCCGCCTCCGACAACTAG
- a CDS encoding Hsp20 family protein, giving the protein MRTNLDFSPLFRSSIGFDRMLNALEAARRIETMDNWPPYDIVKTGEDDYRIVMAVAGLSQDELTITQEQNMLFIAGQKSDGEDEQYLHRGIAGSFQRRFELADHVKVTGASLTDGLLTVDLKREVPEEMKPRRIEIAGDMALPKTETKQIEAEKAAA; this is encoded by the coding sequence ATGAGGACAAACCTCGATTTCTCACCCCTGTTCCGGTCGAGCATCGGCTTCGACCGAATGTTGAATGCGCTCGAGGCAGCACGCCGCATCGAGACCATGGACAACTGGCCGCCCTACGACATCGTCAAGACCGGTGAGGACGATTACCGCATTGTCATGGCGGTGGCCGGCCTCTCGCAGGACGAACTGACGATCACGCAGGAGCAGAACATGCTCTTCATCGCCGGTCAGAAGTCGGACGGCGAAGATGAGCAATACCTGCATCGCGGAATAGCCGGAAGCTTCCAGCGTCGCTTTGAGCTTGCCGACCATGTCAAGGTCACCGGAGCAAGTCTGACTGATGGTCTGTTGACGGTGGATTTGAAACGGGAGGTTCCCGAAGAGATGAAGCCGCGGCGCATCGAGATTGCGGGAGACATGGCTCTTCCCAAGACCGAAACGAAGCAGATCGAAGCCGAGAAGGCTGCCGCCTGA
- a CDS encoding NADH dehydrogenase ubiquinone Fe-S protein 4, translating into METVRQIQGYRKDPTSQPRPLNDNNTRPLSMGRSIFPDEAVARIYSPSRSVTTSGKARKKCWRLAFERRAAPFIEPLMGYTGSRDTLTQVELEFRDLASAIRYANRHGLAYVVRRTADRYGRSEAGSQQPGRASHAFADATLERLGLARLQECYGLALDGAVGRDDPSGPESWSSPMDVVLDPKLTLAAKRSILMNWAWSEYLIDQATNEGMPENRPSRLDEVEHALLVLEQISRSVA; encoded by the coding sequence GTGGAGACCGTCAGGCAGATACAGGGTTACAGGAAAGATCCGACTTCTCAGCCTAGGCCGTTGAATGACAACAACACCCGCCCGTTATCGATGGGGAGGTCGATCTTCCCGGACGAGGCCGTTGCCCGCATCTACAGTCCATCCCGCTCAGTCACAACATCGGGCAAAGCGCGAAAGAAGTGCTGGCGCCTTGCTTTCGAACGCCGCGCCGCACCGTTCATCGAGCCGCTGATGGGCTATACAGGTAGTCGCGATACGCTGACGCAAGTCGAACTGGAGTTTCGCGACCTCGCATCCGCCATTCGCTACGCGAACCGCCACGGCCTGGCCTATGTCGTGCGGCGGACGGCCGACCGTTACGGGCGGTCCGAAGCGGGCTCCCAACAGCCGGGCAGAGCGTCACACGCCTTCGCGGATGCTACCTTGGAGCGGCTCGGACTCGCCCGACTGCAGGAGTGTTATGGGCTCGCGCTCGACGGTGCAGTCGGCCGCGACGACCCATCGGGTCCCGAAAGCTGGTCTTCGCCGATGGATGTCGTTCTGGATCCTAAGCTGACGCTCGCCGCCAAGCGTTCCATCCTGATGAATTGGGCCTGGAGCGAATATCTCATCGACCAGGCGACCAACGAAGGGATGCCGGAGAACAGGCCATCACGCCTCGACGAGGTCGAGCACGCGCTCCTTGTGCTCGAGCAGATTAGCCGCTCTGTCGCGTGA
- the ftsH gene encoding ATP-dependent zinc metalloprotease FtsH produces MEMNRNTRFNIWYWVVAFLVLLAFQYFFTTATQVARIPYSQFETDLKNGKIAEVAVSDNFIQGRYKQAQDKRPFFVTTRVEPDLAERLQRHGVVVTGQVESTFLRDLLSWLLPVALFAGVWVYILKRMGSGVGGGLMQVGKSKAKIYVQSDTGVTFKDVAGVDEAKEELKEIVDFLKDPAGYGRLGGRMPKGVLLVGPPGTGKTLLAKAVAGEAGAPFFSISGSEFVEMFVGVGAARVRDLFEQARAKAPAIIFIDELDALGRARGIGPMAGGHDEKEQTLNQLLVELDGFDSSTGLVLLAATNRPEILDPALLRAGRFDRQVLVDRPDKHGRIQILTVHLKRAKLAPEVNVEQIAALTPGFTGADLANLVNEATLLATRRKAEAVTMADFNAAIERIVAGLEKRNRLLNPREREIVAHHEMGHALVAMALPGVDPVHKVSIIPRGIGALGYTIQRPTEDRFLMTREELENKMAVLLGGRAAESIIYGHLSTGAADDLAKVTDIARAMVTRYGMTDALGHVALEKDRRSFLATDQPYYGPNEPEYSDKTAALVDEQVRRIIDETFQRTLAILTERRAILEHSARLLLEKETLDEGDLRSLLGQAVAAE; encoded by the coding sequence ATGGAAATGAACAGAAATACACGCTTCAACATCTGGTATTGGGTGGTCGCATTCCTTGTTTTGCTCGCATTCCAGTATTTTTTCACAACGGCAACGCAAGTCGCGCGGATACCTTACAGCCAGTTCGAAACGGACCTGAAGAACGGCAAGATTGCAGAAGTCGCAGTCTCCGACAATTTCATACAGGGCCGCTATAAGCAGGCGCAGGATAAGCGCCCGTTCTTCGTGACGACGCGCGTCGAACCCGATCTCGCCGAGCGGCTGCAGCGACACGGCGTCGTTGTCACAGGTCAGGTCGAGAGTACTTTCCTGCGCGATCTTCTGTCCTGGCTGCTTCCAGTGGCGCTCTTTGCCGGCGTGTGGGTCTACATCTTGAAGCGCATGGGCAGCGGTGTCGGCGGCGGCCTCATGCAGGTCGGCAAAAGCAAGGCCAAGATCTATGTGCAGTCCGATACGGGAGTGACGTTCAAGGACGTGGCGGGCGTCGACGAGGCAAAGGAAGAGCTCAAGGAGATCGTGGACTTCCTCAAGGACCCGGCCGGCTATGGCAGATTGGGCGGCCGCATGCCGAAAGGTGTGCTCCTTGTCGGTCCACCGGGCACCGGCAAGACCTTGCTTGCCAAAGCTGTGGCGGGAGAGGCCGGTGCGCCGTTCTTTTCGATCTCGGGTTCGGAATTCGTCGAGATGTTCGTCGGCGTCGGCGCAGCGCGGGTCCGCGACCTCTTCGAACAGGCGCGTGCGAAGGCGCCGGCGATCATCTTCATCGACGAGCTGGATGCGCTGGGACGCGCCCGTGGCATCGGTCCGATGGCTGGCGGTCATGACGAGAAGGAACAAACCCTCAATCAGCTTCTGGTCGAGCTTGACGGCTTCGATTCTTCGACCGGCCTTGTGCTGCTCGCAGCAACCAATCGCCCTGAAATCCTTGATCCGGCCCTCCTTCGGGCTGGGCGTTTCGATCGTCAGGTGCTTGTGGACCGTCCTGACAAGCATGGCCGCATTCAGATCCTCACTGTGCATCTGAAGCGGGCGAAATTGGCGCCGGAAGTCAATGTCGAACAGATTGCGGCCCTCACGCCGGGCTTTACCGGCGCCGATCTCGCCAACCTTGTAAACGAGGCAACGCTGCTGGCTACCCGCCGGAAGGCCGAGGCAGTCACCATGGCAGATTTCAATGCTGCCATCGAACGCATTGTGGCCGGCCTGGAGAAGCGTAATCGATTGCTCAATCCTCGGGAGCGGGAGATCGTGGCTCACCACGAGATGGGTCACGCCTTGGTGGCGATGGCATTGCCGGGCGTCGATCCCGTCCACAAGGTTTCGATCATACCCCGCGGCATCGGCGCCCTCGGTTATACGATCCAGCGCCCGACCGAGGATCGCTTTTTGATGACCCGTGAGGAGCTCGAGAACAAGATGGCAGTCCTGCTCGGCGGCCGTGCCGCGGAATCGATCATCTACGGGCATCTCTCGACGGGCGCTGCCGATGATCTGGCCAAAGTCACCGATATTGCCCGTGCCATGGTCACCCGCTATGGCATGACAGACGCGCTGGGCCACGTCGCGCTGGAGAAGGACCGGCGTTCATTCCTGGCTACAGATCAGCCCTACTACGGCCCGAACGAGCCCGAATACTCCGATAAGACAGCGGCTTTGGTCGATGAGCAGGTGCGCCGGATCATTGATGAGACTTTCCAACGAACACTCGCCATCCTGACAGAACGCAGGGCCATATTGGAGCATTCCGCCCGGCTCTTGCTTGAAAAGGAAACGCTCGATGAAGGTGATCTGAGATCACTTCTTGGCCAAGCCGTAGCAGCAGAATAG
- a CDS encoding SDR family NAD(P)-dependent oxidoreductase, with product MRIIAEAATVHVTGRTRSEAEASLGGKRAGSLEGLALEAAALPGRLVVHHCDHSNDAETERVAEEIRAANRLDILVNNAWPGYENMIEDGDFTWPRPFWEQPVWRWDAMIGAALRAAFIMSRAVAPTIISTQRGLIVNISFWAAQFYDGNAIYGMAKAAADKMAADFAHELRPHKVAAVALDPGLVRTEAVMQNAEYFDLSNSESPRFIGHVMRRSILARIRHAPFSADTGLDTRIYKHLPHHIDIMVKCTACGETREFQRDNLPVAMRHALIADIEKRLKCTSCGAKSGKLLFGSYVRG from the coding sequence TTGCGGATCATCGCCGAGGCAGCCACGGTCCACGTTACCGGCAGGACCCGTTCCGAGGCGGAAGCAAGCCTGGGAGGTAAACGCGCGGGATCGCTGGAGGGGCTTGCGCTTGAGGCTGCGGCACTACCCGGACGACTAGTCGTTCATCATTGCGACCACAGCAACGACGCCGAAACCGAGCGCGTGGCTGAAGAGATCAGGGCCGCCAACAGGCTGGACATTCTGGTGAACAATGCATGGCCCGGCTATGAAAACATGATCGAGGATGGCGATTTTACCTGGCCGCGCCCTTTCTGGGAGCAGCCCGTCTGGCGGTGGGACGCAATGATCGGCGCCGCGCTAAGGGCGGCTTTCATAATGTCGCGCGCAGTGGCGCCGACGATAATCTCGACGCAGCGCGGTCTGATCGTCAATATTTCATTCTGGGCAGCTCAATTCTACGACGGCAACGCGATCTACGGCATGGCCAAAGCCGCCGCCGACAAGATGGCCGCGGACTTCGCACATGAACTGCGTCCACATAAGGTCGCCGCCGTCGCACTCGATCCCGGGCTGGTACGCACCGAAGCCGTCATGCAGAACGCCGAATATTTCGACTTGTCCAATTCCGAGTCCCCGAGGTTCATCGGCCATGTCATGCGGCGGTCGATCCTTGCGAGGATTAGGCATGCGCCGTTTTCAGCCGATACGGGATTGGACACCCGGATATATAAACACCTGCCCCACCACATCGACATAATGGTGAAGTGCACAGCATGCGGAGAGACGCGGGAGTTTCAGCGCGACAATCTACCCGTAGCAATGCGGCATGCACTCATCGCCGACATCGAGAAGCGACTGAAATGCACGTCATGCGGTGCCAAGAGCGGAAAGCTGCTGTTCGGTAGTTATGTGAGGGGTTGA
- a CDS encoding Crp/Fnr family transcriptional regulator, with product MFNRILNLLEDSDRERLLKYLEPVALPRLAVLSEPDQPQEFSYFPESGIGSIMAVSPSGETVEVGIFGREGMSPPNSLFEDDRAPFKVFMQVEGNGHKIRNEHLFAALVSSRTMRKLLSRYAQTLFVQTAYTALTNATHHVDERLARSLLMVHDRTAGDRLSVTHDFLAGLLNVRRPSVTTALHVLEGHRFIVAERGQVTIRNREALQAFAGDAYGIAEREFTRLIGSMR from the coding sequence ATGTTTAATAGGATTCTCAACCTTCTCGAAGACAGCGACCGCGAGCGCCTGCTAAAATATCTGGAGCCCGTCGCTCTTCCGCGACTGGCAGTGCTTTCCGAGCCTGATCAGCCTCAGGAGTTCAGCTACTTTCCGGAATCTGGCATTGGCTCGATCATGGCTGTCTCGCCATCAGGAGAAACAGTCGAAGTGGGCATCTTCGGGCGGGAGGGAATGTCGCCTCCAAACAGTCTGTTTGAAGACGATCGAGCACCCTTCAAAGTATTCATGCAAGTGGAAGGGAATGGTCACAAAATCAGGAATGAGCACCTGTTCGCGGCCCTTGTCTCAAGCCGCACCATGCGAAAGCTCTTGAGCCGCTACGCACAAACGCTGTTCGTCCAAACGGCCTATACCGCCCTTACGAACGCTACTCACCATGTCGACGAACGACTGGCGCGATCGCTATTGATGGTTCACGACCGTACAGCCGGTGATAGGCTCTCCGTTACGCACGATTTCTTGGCAGGATTGCTCAATGTGAGACGCCCAAGTGTAACGACGGCGCTCCACGTTCTTGAGGGACACCGCTTTATTGTGGCCGAGAGAGGTCAGGTGACCATACGCAACCGCGAGGCGTTACAGGCGTTCGCCGGTGACGCCTATGGGATTGCCGAACGGGAATTCACGCGCCTCATTGGATCAATGCGCTAG
- a CDS encoding LssY C-terminal domain-containing protein, with protein sequence MRHLTKTRMAMSALIAVLFTYLLLAYFVIPEIWIFHDADRVVKVGNMVTTTEQGIPGDPINVGLLGSKEDVIRAFAAAHWDPADKITLRSSIDIGLSVVLDRPDLDAPVSPLFFEGRKQDLAFEKPVGKSADERNHVRFWLTEQTGPNHRPHWLGSASFDRGVGFSHDTGQITHHIGPDVDAERNLMISDLLKAGQLLSSYEIDGIGATKDGRNGGGDPYFTDGKALIGVLRNR encoded by the coding sequence ATGCGTCATCTCACGAAAACCCGCATGGCGATGAGTGCCTTGATTGCCGTGCTGTTCACATACTTGCTGCTTGCCTATTTCGTCATCCCCGAGATTTGGATTTTTCACGATGCTGACCGGGTGGTTAAAGTTGGTAACATGGTCACGACCACGGAGCAGGGGATTCCCGGCGACCCCATCAATGTCGGTCTTCTTGGTTCGAAGGAAGACGTCATCCGGGCGTTCGCGGCTGCTCATTGGGATCCTGCCGATAAAATTACCTTGCGCTCATCGATCGATATTGGATTGAGCGTGGTGCTTGATCGGCCTGATCTCGATGCGCCAGTTAGCCCACTGTTTTTCGAGGGCAGAAAACAGGATCTAGCCTTTGAAAAGCCCGTCGGCAAAAGCGCCGACGAACGCAACCACGTTCGTTTCTGGCTGACCGAACAAACCGGCCCAAATCATCGCCCGCACTGGCTCGGCTCGGCAAGTTTTGATCGAGGTGTCGGCTTCAGCCACGATACCGGTCAAATCACGCATCATATCGGCCCGGATGTCGACGCAGAGCGAAACCTGATGATCAGCGATCTTCTCAAGGCCGGACAACTTTTGTCGAGCTATGAGATCGATGGCATCGGAGCGACAAAAGACGGCCGCAACGGAGGCGGTGATCCCTATTTCACCGACGGAAAGGCCCTCATCGGTGTGCTTCGAAACCGGTAG
- a CDS encoding adenylate/guanylate cyclase domain-containing protein has translation MPDIGDWLASIRLERYRETFLKNGIDLDVIDDLTDADLKELGLSLGDRKRLLRAAAALAQQSPSPAATPPPLSPIHSEAERRHLTVMFCDLVGSTALSARLDPEDLRQSIVAYRACATEIVGRYDGFVAKYMGDGVLVYFGYPQAHEEDAERAVRAGLAVVEAVDRLDAAGEHLAVRIGIASGLVVVGDIIGTGEAEECSVVGETPNLAARLQALAGPGTVVIAEATRALLRGQFKLESIGLRPIKGFSGAAEAFRVLGEVRSDDRFEAGHVTVLPLVGRDQELALLVDRWTLAKATEGQVVLLEGEAGIGKSRLALALRERIFREPHLLRRYFASPYHINSALRPVIAQLEQAAGFERDDSSAVKFAKLQALLAEQVGEVSEAIPLLAELLGIPSSSRYPRLSLAPQQCKNLTFEVLIAQLARLAAEQPVLMILEDAHWLDASSLELFGLFVDRIQQLSVLLVITYRPEFVPPWRGYPHVTKVVLNRLDRVQAQLLVERLTGGKLLPLGVLDYIVANTDGVPLYLEELAKTMLESSLLGVAGDQFGLPVPVPPLAIPVTLHDSLMARLDRLGGAKVVAQIGACIGREFSYELIAALGVLDEPELQQGLDQLVGTELVFRRGSLPKAIYSFKHALVRDTAYQSLLKSRRRELHRRIAQVIEERAPHVVAAEPEILAYHLTEAGQLPQAVVFWHRAGEHANDRAANAEAAGHLAKGLDLLTQMPENPERLEHELTLLTTLGQVLTAAKGYGHPEVERVYNRARNLTERVQDTPRLFPVILGLTINHAVRSELSAARGLGERLLALAQQASDPVLMVEASYALGITCSWLGEFASAWQHLERGINQYDIAQHQAHLALYGQDGGPICLCRGGMALWYLGHDDRALELMDEALAMTAKLGHSFSRAYVLTWAAILHVHRRDVAKAQEAAELALAFAAEHEFPFWHTQGVFLQGWLLAERGLIAEGIERLRDGLAGMQAIGSGMTAPWAMGLLAEAHGKADRFAEASTLIDEALTIVARTGNRWCEAELHRLKGELISSTTECNPAEIEACFRRALEVARMQDAKMWELRSAMSLARLWRAQGLRAEVCELLAPLLGCFPKSHGALDLQEAEAVFESCGGSKLST, from the coding sequence ATGCCCGACATCGGAGACTGGCTCGCCAGCATTAGGCTTGAGCGGTATCGCGAAACCTTCTTGAAGAACGGCATCGATCTCGATGTTATCGACGATCTCACCGATGCCGATCTGAAGGAGCTCGGACTGTCCCTTGGTGACCGCAAGCGGTTGCTCAGAGCGGCCGCGGCCCTAGCTCAGCAGTCGCCGTCTCCGGCGGCGACACCCCCCCCGCTTTCCCCAATCCACAGCGAGGCGGAACGGCGACACCTGACGGTGATGTTCTGCGATCTCGTTGGATCGACAGCACTCTCTGCCCGTCTCGATCCAGAAGACCTACGGCAGTCGATCGTTGCGTACCGCGCTTGCGCCACCGAGATCGTCGGCCGGTACGACGGCTTTGTTGCGAAGTATATGGGCGACGGCGTTCTCGTTTACTTCGGCTATCCGCAGGCTCACGAGGAAGATGCCGAGCGGGCCGTGAGGGCCGGCCTCGCCGTCGTTGAGGCCGTCGACCGGCTGGATGCGGCAGGCGAGCACCTGGCTGTTCGGATCGGAATTGCCTCTGGTTTGGTCGTGGTGGGCGACATCATCGGCACCGGTGAGGCCGAGGAATGCAGCGTCGTAGGTGAAACGCCGAACCTGGCGGCCCGCCTACAGGCGTTGGCCGGGCCCGGCACAGTGGTCATTGCCGAAGCAACGCGTGCACTGCTGCGGGGCCAGTTCAAGCTCGAAAGCATCGGACTGCGGCCGATCAAAGGTTTTTCCGGGGCGGCTGAAGCTTTTCGGGTGCTCGGCGAAGTGCGTAGCGACGACCGCTTCGAGGCCGGTCACGTGACTGTGCTACCGTTGGTCGGCCGAGATCAGGAACTCGCACTGCTGGTTGATCGCTGGACTCTGGCCAAAGCCACCGAAGGTCAGGTCGTCCTGCTCGAGGGCGAGGCCGGAATCGGCAAGTCGCGTCTTGCGCTGGCACTTCGCGAGCGCATCTTCAGGGAGCCACATCTGTTGCGCCGTTACTTCGCCTCACCCTACCACATCAACAGCGCGCTTCGTCCGGTAATTGCCCAGCTCGAACAGGCAGCGGGCTTTGAACGCGATGATTCATCGGCCGTCAAGTTCGCCAAGCTCCAGGCACTGCTCGCGGAACAGGTGGGTGAGGTGAGCGAAGCTATCCCATTGCTGGCAGAGCTTCTCGGAATCCCAAGCAGCAGCCGCTATCCAAGACTGAGTCTTGCGCCCCAGCAGTGCAAGAATCTCACCTTCGAAGTGCTCATCGCCCAGCTTGCCAGACTGGCTGCGGAGCAGCCGGTGCTCATGATACTTGAGGATGCGCACTGGCTGGACGCGAGCAGCCTTGAGCTGTTCGGCTTGTTCGTGGACCGCATCCAGCAGCTCTCGGTGCTGCTGGTCATTACCTACAGGCCTGAGTTCGTGCCGCCTTGGCGTGGTTACCCGCACGTCACAAAGGTGGTCTTGAATCGTCTCGACCGGGTGCAAGCTCAATTGCTGGTCGAACGGCTGACCGGTGGAAAGCTCTTGCCTCTCGGAGTGCTCGATTACATCGTAGCCAACACCGATGGCGTGCCGCTGTACCTTGAGGAGTTGGCCAAAACCATGCTCGAATCTAGCCTATTGGGAGTGGCCGGCGATCAATTTGGACTGCCTGTACCTGTACCGCCGCTGGCGATCCCGGTAACGCTCCACGACTCGCTTATGGCCCGCCTCGACCGCCTCGGCGGGGCCAAGGTGGTCGCCCAAATCGGCGCTTGCATTGGGCGCGAGTTCTCCTATGAGTTGATTGCAGCGTTGGGCGTGCTCGATGAGCCTGAGCTGCAGCAGGGACTCGATCAACTGGTTGGTACTGAGCTGGTTTTTCGGCGCGGAAGTCTCCCTAAAGCGATCTACAGCTTCAAGCACGCGCTTGTTCGCGATACCGCATATCAGTCCCTCCTCAAGAGCCGTCGTCGGGAGCTCCATCGTCGTATTGCCCAAGTCATCGAAGAGCGAGCTCCACACGTCGTGGCCGCCGAGCCGGAGATCTTAGCGTATCATCTCACGGAGGCCGGACAGCTACCGCAAGCAGTCGTGTTCTGGCACCGTGCCGGCGAACACGCCAATGACCGGGCGGCGAATGCCGAGGCCGCCGGCCATTTGGCCAAGGGCCTCGATCTGCTCACTCAGATGCCCGAGAACCCGGAGCGCCTCGAGCATGAGCTGACATTGTTGACCACCCTGGGGCAAGTGCTTACCGCTGCGAAGGGCTATGGCCACCCGGAGGTCGAGCGTGTCTACAACCGTGCTCGCAACCTGACGGAGCGGGTCCAAGATACGCCCAGGCTGTTCCCGGTAATTCTCGGCCTCACCATCAACCATGCAGTGCGGTCTGAGCTTTCCGCGGCGCGGGGCCTTGGCGAACGGCTCTTGGCGTTGGCGCAGCAAGCCTCGGATCCCGTGCTCATGGTGGAAGCGTCCTACGCGCTGGGCATCACCTGCTCCTGGCTTGGCGAATTCGCCTCGGCATGGCAGCACCTCGAACGCGGGATCAACCAATACGACATCGCCCAGCACCAGGCGCATCTGGCGCTTTATGGACAGGATGGAGGACCGATCTGCCTGTGCCGTGGCGGCATGGCGCTGTGGTATCTCGGTCACGATGACCGGGCGCTGGAGCTGATGGACGAGGCGCTCGCCATGACTGCGAAGCTCGGACATTCATTCAGCCGCGCCTACGTATTGACATGGGCGGCGATTCTACACGTACATCGACGGGACGTCGCGAAGGCGCAAGAGGCGGCGGAGTTGGCGTTGGCGTTCGCGGCCGAACACGAATTTCCATTCTGGCACACCCAGGGAGTCTTCCTGCAGGGGTGGCTGCTGGCGGAGCGGGGCTTGATCGCGGAAGGCATCGAGCGTTTGCGAGACGGGTTGGCTGGGATGCAGGCGATCGGGTCAGGAATGACAGCGCCTTGGGCGATGGGTTTACTCGCGGAGGCGCATGGAAAGGCTGATCGTTTTGCCGAGGCTAGCACCTTGATTGACGAGGCGCTCACCATTGTCGCTCGCACTGGCAATCGCTGGTGCGAGGCGGAGCTGCATCGGCTCAAGGGCGAACTCATATCATCGACCACGGAGTGCAATCCTGCCGAAATCGAGGCGTGCTTCCGCCGTGCGCTGGAGGTGGCCCGCATGCAGGATGCCAAGATGTGGGAACTGCGCTCGGCGATGAGTTTGGCGCGGCTTTGGCGAGCACAGGGTCTTAGAGCCGAGGTCTGCGAGCTGCTCGCGCCGCTCCTTGGCTGTTTCCCGAAGAGCCACGGGGCGCTCGATCTTCAGGAGGCTGAAGCGGTGTTTGAGAGCTGCGGAGGTAGTAAATTGAGCACCTGA
- a CDS encoding GNAT family N-acetyltransferase: MAFLIKTLGQDPALLASLAEMLQEMQEHYAVPCPPSDDILQGLMERPEGTEIIVMAEETFVIGFAAYAALYPGPHLQPGLFLKELYVRRQYRGRGIGHELLTHLARLAQDRGLSRIDWTADAKDERLLQFYDSIGGQQKPDKVFYRLDKDALKRLAT; the protein is encoded by the coding sequence ATGGCTTTTCTTATCAAGACGCTGGGCCAGGATCCGGCTCTGCTCGCCAGCCTTGCCGAAATGCTGCAGGAAATGCAGGAGCACTACGCTGTGCCTTGCCCGCCGTCCGACGACATCCTTCAAGGCTTGATGGAAAGACCGGAAGGCACTGAAATCATCGTCATGGCGGAGGAGACTTTCGTCATCGGTTTCGCAGCTTATGCCGCCCTTTATCCCGGCCCCCACCTTCAACCTGGCCTCTTCCTGAAAGAGCTTTATGTGCGCCGCCAATATCGCGGCAGGGGTATCGGCCACGAGTTGCTTACTCATCTGGCGAGACTGGCTCAGGACCGTGGACTGTCACGGATCGACTGGACCGCCGATGCGAAGGACGAACGTCTGCTGCAATTCTACGACAGCATTGGCGGCCAGCAAAAGCCCGACAAGGTTTTCTACCGGCTCGACAAAGATGCCTTGAAGCGATTGGCTACATGA